The Rhizobium leguminosarum genome includes a region encoding these proteins:
- the secB gene encoding protein-export chaperone SecB, with protein sequence MADDNNSNGAANPTLSILAQYTKDLSFENPGAPRSLQARDKAPTININVNVNANPLSDTDFDVVLSLNAEAKDGDKTVFHAELTYGGVFRVAGFPQEHMLPVLFIECPRMLFPFARQIIADVTRNGGFPPLMIDPIDFTQMFAQRVAEEQARAKVQAVPN encoded by the coding sequence ATGGCAGACGATAACAACAGCAACGGTGCGGCCAACCCCACCCTTTCGATCCTTGCGCAATATACCAAGGATCTGTCCTTCGAAAATCCCGGTGCGCCGCGTTCGCTGCAGGCCCGCGACAAGGCGCCGACGATCAACATCAATGTGAACGTCAACGCCAACCCGCTTTCCGATACGGATTTCGATGTCGTGCTGTCGCTGAATGCCGAAGCCAAGGACGGCGACAAGACGGTTTTCCATGCCGAACTCACCTATGGCGGCGTTTTCCGCGTTGCCGGTTTCCCGCAGGAACACATGCTGCCGGTTCTCTTCATCGAGTGCCCGCGCATGCTCTTCCCCTTCGCTCGTCAGATCATCGCCGACGTCACCCGCAACGGCGGTTTCCCGCCACTGATGATCGACCCGATCGACTTCACGCAGATGTTCGCTCAGCGCGTTGCCGAAGAACAGGCCCGCGCCAAGGTTCAGGCCGTTCCGAACTGA
- a CDS encoding Maf-like protein: MTPKLILASSSSFRRMLMENAGLSFEAHAARIDERAVEAPLEKAGAKPDAVALVLARAKAEEVSSRFPKSLVIGSDQTMSLGDNVFHKPKDLADAASHLQALSGVTHRLNSAVAIVSDGVVLWEHLAHAELTMRPLTAEFIDRHLARVGERALSSVGAYQLEGEGIQLFEKIAGDYFTILGLPMLPLLKELRELGAIDG; this comes from the coding sequence ATGACGCCGAAACTCATCCTTGCATCGTCGAGCTCCTTTCGCCGGATGCTGATGGAAAATGCCGGTCTATCCTTCGAGGCGCATGCCGCAAGGATCGATGAACGGGCCGTTGAAGCGCCGCTGGAAAAAGCCGGCGCTAAGCCTGATGCCGTGGCCCTCGTCCTGGCCAGGGCCAAGGCCGAGGAAGTCAGCAGCCGTTTTCCGAAAAGCCTGGTCATCGGTTCGGATCAAACGATGTCGCTCGGCGACAACGTCTTCCATAAGCCGAAGGACCTGGCCGACGCGGCTAGCCATCTTCAGGCTCTTTCCGGGGTAACTCACCGATTGAACAGCGCCGTCGCGATCGTCAGCGATGGCGTGGTCTTGTGGGAACATCTCGCCCATGCCGAACTGACGATGCGGCCGCTAACGGCGGAGTTCATCGACAGGCATCTGGCCCGGGTTGGCGAGCGGGCGCTTTCCAGCGTCGGCGCCTATCAATTGGAGGGGGAGGGCATCCAGCTCTTCGAAAAGATCGCGGGTGATTATTTCACCATTCTCGGCCTGCCGATGCTGCCGCTCTTAAAAGAATTGCGAGAACTCGGAGCGATCGATGGGTGA
- the coaE gene encoding dephospho-CoA kinase (Dephospho-CoA kinase (CoaE) performs the final step in coenzyme A biosynthesis.) produces MLKIGLTGSIGMGKSTAAKLFADAGIPVNDSDAVVHDLYAGEAAPLVNAAFPGTMKDGAVDRRELGRQLALDPDGFKRLEAIVHPLVSKREAEFLKRQRAAGADMVLLDIPLLFETGAEARVDVVVVVSTDPQIQRQRVLAREGMTEEKFDMILSRQTPDTEKRRRADYLIDTSHSIATTRGRVFEIVADLKTRIAKGDFRNA; encoded by the coding sequence ATGCTGAAGATCGGCCTCACCGGCTCCATCGGAATGGGAAAATCGACAGCGGCAAAGCTCTTCGCCGACGCCGGAATCCCGGTGAATGATTCGGATGCCGTGGTCCACGATCTCTATGCCGGTGAGGCTGCACCCCTGGTGAATGCCGCTTTCCCCGGCACGATGAAGGATGGAGCAGTCGACCGGCGTGAACTCGGCCGCCAGCTCGCTCTTGATCCTGACGGCTTCAAACGCCTGGAAGCGATCGTCCATCCGCTGGTTAGCAAACGCGAGGCGGAATTTCTGAAGCGACAACGCGCCGCCGGCGCCGACATGGTATTGCTCGATATTCCATTACTTTTCGAAACCGGCGCCGAGGCGAGAGTGGACGTCGTCGTCGTCGTCAGCACTGATCCACAGATTCAGCGCCAAAGGGTGCTTGCGCGCGAAGGCATGACCGAGGAAAAGTTCGACATGATTCTCTCACGCCAGACGCCGGACACGGAAAAACGGCGGCGGGCCGATTATCTGATCGACACCAGTCACAGTATCGCGACGACGAGGGGACGGGTGTTCGAGATCGTCGCCGACCTGAAAACGCGGATTGCCAAGGGAGATTTCCGGAATGCGTGA
- a CDS encoding shikimate dehydrogenase → MGDSRETLGPKAFVTGFPIKHSRSPLIHGYWLKTLGLPGSYRAHEVAPEAFADFIHSLKDGSSGFTGGNVTIPHKELAFRLADKPDALSRELGAANTLWREDGALHATNTDGRGFIANLDERHPGWDRHSTAVVFGAGGASRAIIQAVRDRGFKEIHVVNRTVERAHELADRFGPRVQAHPAGALAEVMKGAGLFINTTSLGMDGEPAPQLDFSPLAADAVVTDIVYVPLKTPILAQAEEQGFPIVDGLGMLLHQAVPGFEKWFGQRPIVDAALRALIIADMEAH, encoded by the coding sequence ATGGGTGATTCACGTGAAACATTGGGGCCGAAAGCATTTGTCACGGGCTTTCCCATCAAGCATTCGCGCTCGCCATTGATCCACGGATATTGGTTGAAGACGCTCGGCCTGCCAGGCAGCTACCGCGCTCATGAAGTGGCACCCGAGGCCTTTGCCGATTTCATTCACTCGTTGAAGGATGGCAGTTCCGGTTTTACCGGAGGCAATGTCACCATTCCTCACAAGGAATTGGCATTCCGGCTCGCCGACAAGCCGGACGCGCTATCGCGCGAACTCGGCGCCGCGAACACACTCTGGCGGGAGGATGGCGCCCTGCATGCGACGAATACCGACGGTCGCGGCTTCATCGCCAATCTCGACGAACGCCATCCGGGCTGGGACCGGCATTCCACGGCCGTCGTCTTTGGCGCCGGCGGCGCCAGCCGGGCGATCATCCAGGCGGTCCGTGATCGCGGTTTCAAGGAGATCCACGTCGTCAACCGCACCGTCGAACGCGCGCATGAGCTCGCGGATCGTTTTGGCCCGCGTGTCCAGGCCCATCCGGCCGGGGCGCTTGCCGAAGTCATGAAAGGCGCCGGCCTCTTCATCAATACCACCTCGCTCGGCATGGACGGTGAGCCGGCGCCGCAACTCGATTTCTCGCCCCTTGCAGCCGATGCCGTCGTCACCGATATCGTCTACGTGCCCTTGAAGACGCCGATCCTGGCCCAAGCGGAAGAGCAAGGATTTCCCATCGTCGATGGTCTCGGCATGCTCTTGCACCAGGCCGTGCCCGGATTCGAGAAATGGTTCGGCCAGCGCCCCATCGTCGACGCTGCGCTGCGCGCGCTCATCATAGCGGATATGGAAGCACACTGA
- the dnaQ gene encoding DNA polymerase III subunit epsilon yields MREIIFDTETTGLDNRADRIIEIGGIELFNHFPTGNTIHIFINPGDQKVHPDALAVHGITDEFLKDKQPFAEVAEQILTFFGDAKWIAHNATFDMGFINAEFARIGLPPILPERVLDTLSMARRKHPMGPNSLDALCRRYGIDNSHRTKHGALLDSELLAEVYIEMIGGRQAALGLGMVGKSNHAARGDTGMEDDVVIAAVLERPRPLAPRLSQTEEQAHEALVAKLGEKSVWAKYANLD; encoded by the coding sequence ATGCGTGAGATCATCTTCGATACGGAAACCACCGGCCTCGACAACCGCGCCGACCGCATCATCGAAATCGGCGGCATTGAGCTCTTCAACCATTTCCCCACGGGCAACACGATCCATATCTTCATCAATCCTGGAGATCAGAAGGTTCATCCGGATGCGCTCGCGGTGCACGGCATCACCGATGAATTCCTGAAGGACAAACAGCCTTTCGCGGAGGTTGCCGAACAAATCCTCACCTTCTTCGGCGATGCGAAGTGGATTGCCCATAACGCCACCTTCGATATGGGCTTCATCAACGCAGAATTCGCGCGGATCGGTTTGCCGCCAATCCTGCCGGAACGGGTGCTCGACACGCTGTCGATGGCGCGGCGCAAACATCCGATGGGGCCGAATTCGCTCGATGCGCTTTGCCGGCGCTACGGCATCGATAATTCGCACCGCACCAAACACGGCGCGCTGCTCGACTCCGAACTGCTTGCCGAAGTCTATATCGAGATGATCGGCGGCAGACAGGCAGCCCTCGGGCTCGGCATGGTCGGCAAATCCAACCACGCAGCTCGCGGTGACACGGGGATGGAAGACGACGTGGTGATTGCCGCCGTGCTCGAGCGGCCCCGGCCGCTCGCCCCGCGCCTCAGCCAAACCGAGGAGCAGGCGCATGAGGCGCTCGTCGCCAAGCTCGGTGAAAAAAGCGTCTGGGCGAAATACGCCAATCTCGATTAA
- a CDS encoding FxsA family protein — MRFSILPAFILLLPFAEIAGFVVVGQAIGLWLTLVLVMLGFVLGVVLLRRQGIGILRRMSSEGRNGMMPGRDLLRPAMNVIASLLLIIPGFLTDIIAILILIPPVRDLVWRAIAKRFVVVNAKGGSSSGPQSDFRDRKPNSKVVDLDEEDYHREPDRNSPWSGKHLSD, encoded by the coding sequence ATGCGTTTTTCGATCCTGCCGGCCTTCATTCTGCTGCTGCCGTTCGCCGAAATTGCCGGTTTCGTCGTCGTCGGCCAGGCTATCGGATTGTGGCTGACGCTTGTTCTCGTCATGCTGGGTTTCGTTCTCGGCGTGGTTCTGCTGCGCCGGCAGGGCATCGGTATTTTGCGCCGCATGTCGAGCGAAGGACGAAATGGGATGATGCCGGGCCGCGACCTGCTGCGGCCGGCGATGAACGTTATCGCCTCGCTGCTCCTGATCATTCCCGGCTTCCTCACGGATATCATCGCGATCCTCATTCTCATTCCGCCGGTGCGCGATCTCGTCTGGCGGGCGATCGCCAAACGCTTCGTCGTCGTCAATGCCAAGGGCGGCTCTTCCTCCGGTCCGCAATCCGATTTCCGCGACCGCAAGCCGAACTCGAAGGTGGTCGATCTCGACGAGGAGGACTATCATAGGGAGCCGGATCGCAACTCGCCGTGGTCCGGCAAGCATCTTAGCGATTGA
- a CDS encoding murein transglycosylase A yields the protein MSDHASDFVLQAISFDTLEGWKDDDPSGLFEVMRSCRRQITDVKPYRTGSLGLSSEDLLPLLAAAEEFTPSSPESARAFFETHCRPFLIRRKDGNSGFVTAFYEPDIDVSDRPDEIFRFPFYRRPDDLIDLDDANRPAGLDKAYAFGRLHGGHVTAYPDRRAIDQGFLEGRGLEIAWAKSKVDVFFVHVQGAARLRYEDGRIGRITYAAKAGHAFSAIGKLLIERGEIDRAEISMQAIRAWLARNPERVDEVLWHNRSYIFFRDAPVADPQAGPIAAAKVPLLAGRALAVDRMIHTFGFPFFIRADSLTHLDQGRPFRRLMLALDTGSAIVGPARGDIFTGSGDIAGESAGTVRNEADFVILITNAAAGRFD from the coding sequence ATGAGTGACCACGCATCGGACTTCGTCCTGCAGGCCATAAGCTTCGACACTCTGGAAGGCTGGAAGGATGATGATCCCTCCGGCCTTTTTGAAGTCATGCGAAGCTGCCGGCGGCAGATCACCGATGTCAAACCGTACCGCACCGGATCGCTGGGCCTGAGCTCGGAAGACCTCCTTCCGCTTCTCGCCGCCGCCGAAGAATTCACGCCGTCATCTCCGGAATCGGCGCGCGCCTTTTTCGAGACGCACTGCCGGCCCTTTCTGATTCGCCGCAAGGACGGCAATTCCGGTTTCGTCACCGCCTTCTACGAACCTGATATCGACGTGTCGGATCGGCCGGACGAAATTTTCCGTTTTCCTTTCTACCGGCGTCCGGACGATCTGATCGATCTCGACGACGCCAATCGGCCCGCCGGGCTCGACAAGGCCTATGCTTTCGGGCGTCTGCATGGGGGACACGTCACTGCCTATCCGGACCGCCGCGCCATCGATCAGGGATTTCTCGAGGGCCGCGGCCTCGAAATCGCCTGGGCGAAGTCGAAGGTCGATGTCTTCTTCGTGCATGTGCAAGGTGCTGCCCGCCTACGCTATGAGGATGGTCGTATCGGCCGCATCACCTATGCGGCGAAGGCCGGCCATGCTTTCTCGGCGATCGGCAAGCTGCTGATCGAGCGCGGCGAGATCGATCGGGCCGAGATTTCGATGCAGGCGATCCGGGCCTGGCTGGCGCGCAATCCCGAGCGCGTCGATGAAGTGTTATGGCATAACCGCTCTTATATTTTTTTCCGTGATGCACCGGTTGCCGATCCGCAGGCAGGTCCGATCGCGGCCGCCAAGGTGCCGCTTCTCGCTGGGCGCGCGCTTGCGGTCGACCGGATGATCCATACCTTCGGCTTTCCCTTTTTCATTCGCGCCGACAGCCTCACCCATCTCGACCAGGGCCGGCCGTTCCGCAGGCTGATGCTGGCGCTCGATACCGGTTCGGCGATCGTCGGGCCGGCGCGGGGTGATATCTTTACCGGTTCGGGGGATATCGCCGGGGAAAGTGCCGGCACCGTCCGCAACGAGGCCGATTTCGTCATCCTCATTACCAATGCCGCCGCTGGACGATTCGACTGA
- a CDS encoding Tim44/TimA family putative adaptor protein, with amino-acid sequence MSSNDFITLFFLVAAVLIFFQLRSVLGRRTGNEKPPRDLYTPRDAAPAEAADAGKVVTLPRRDATTEDEDRFAAIDAFAAPGTPLNESLRALNKADPAFSPKEFLNGARMAYEMIVIAYADGDRKTLKNLLSREVYDGFDAAIGEREARGEKVKSTFVGIDKAEITHAETKGSEAQITVRIASQLISATYDKADVLIEGDAENVAEVNDVWTFARDTRSRDPNWKLVATESEHE; translated from the coding sequence ATGAGTTCGAACGACTTCATCACATTATTTTTCCTGGTAGCGGCTGTGCTGATTTTCTTTCAGCTCCGCTCCGTGCTCGGGCGCCGTACAGGAAATGAGAAGCCGCCGCGCGATCTCTATACACCGCGGGATGCTGCTCCGGCCGAAGCCGCCGATGCCGGCAAGGTCGTGACGCTGCCGCGGCGCGATGCGACGACGGAGGATGAAGATCGCTTCGCCGCCATCGATGCTTTCGCGGCGCCCGGAACGCCGCTCAACGAATCGCTGCGTGCGCTGAACAAGGCCGACCCCGCCTTCAGCCCGAAGGAGTTTCTGAACGGCGCCCGCATGGCTTACGAGATGATCGTCATCGCCTATGCCGATGGCGACCGGAAAACGCTGAAGAACTTGCTGTCGCGCGAAGTCTATGACGGCTTCGATGCGGCGATCGGCGAGCGCGAAGCTCGGGGCGAGAAGGTGAAGTCCACTTTCGTCGGCATCGATAAGGCCGAAATCACCCATGCGGAGACGAAGGGCAGCGAAGCGCAGATCACCGTGCGCATCGCCAGCCAGCTGATATCGGCCACCTACGACAAGGCGGATGTGCTGATCGAAGGCGACGCCGAAAACGTCGCCGAGGTCAACGACGTCTGGACCTTTGCTCGCGACACCCGCTCGCGCGATCCGAACTGGAAACTCGTGGCGACCGAATCGGAACATGAGTGA
- the hemE gene encoding uroporphyrinogen decarboxylase: MSDTRRKIMRVLSGESLSPPPLWLMRQAGRYLPEYRETRAKAGSFLDLCYTPEHAVEVTLQPIRRYGFDAAILFSDILVIPDAMKRNVRFTQGHGPEMDPIDEAGIGSLNGEEVVDYLRPVLETVRRLREELPAETTLLGFCGAPWTVATYMIAGHGTPDQAPARLFAYKHARAFEHLLMLLADVSADYLVAQIDAGADAVQIFDSWAGVLGEKEFEAFAIKPVARMIASVKSQRPHARIIAFAKGAGYQLKTYRQKTGADAIGLDWSVPLAFAAELQKDGPVQGNLDPMRVVAGGRALEEGIDDILQHLGNGPLIFNLGHGITPQADPEHVRLLVDRVRGGA; encoded by the coding sequence TTGAGCGATACGCGGCGAAAGATCATGAGGGTTTTGAGTGGCGAAAGCCTCTCCCCTCCTCCTCTCTGGCTGATGAGACAGGCTGGACGTTATCTTCCGGAATATCGGGAGACTCGGGCAAAGGCAGGGAGTTTTCTCGATCTCTGCTACACGCCTGAGCACGCCGTCGAAGTGACATTGCAGCCGATCCGCCGCTATGGCTTCGATGCGGCCATTCTGTTTTCCGATATCCTGGTCATTCCAGACGCAATGAAGCGAAATGTCCGGTTCACGCAGGGCCATGGCCCGGAGATGGATCCGATCGATGAAGCCGGGATCGGCAGTTTGAACGGCGAAGAGGTTGTCGATTATCTCAGGCCGGTTCTGGAAACGGTACGGCGGCTGCGTGAAGAGTTGCCAGCGGAGACGACGCTGCTCGGTTTCTGCGGCGCGCCGTGGACGGTTGCGACATACATGATCGCCGGTCACGGCACGCCGGATCAGGCCCCTGCCCGTCTCTTCGCCTACAAGCATGCCCGCGCTTTCGAGCATCTGCTGATGCTGCTTGCCGACGTATCGGCCGATTATCTCGTCGCCCAGATCGATGCTGGCGCCGATGCAGTGCAGATCTTCGATTCCTGGGCAGGTGTTCTCGGCGAGAAGGAGTTCGAGGCGTTCGCGATCAAGCCGGTTGCGCGGATGATCGCTTCGGTCAAATCACAACGGCCACATGCTCGCATCATCGCCTTTGCCAAGGGCGCCGGCTACCAGCTGAAAACCTATCGCCAGAAGACGGGTGCTGATGCGATCGGCCTCGACTGGTCGGTCCCGCTGGCCTTTGCGGCCGAACTTCAAAAGGATGGACCGGTTCAGGGCAACCTCGATCCGATGCGTGTCGTTGCCGGCGGCCGGGCGCTGGAGGAAGGCATCGATGATATTCTGCAGCATCTCGGCAATGGTCCGCTGATCTTCAATCTCGGTCACGGTATTACACCGCAGGCCGACCCAGAGCATGTGCGTCTGCTGGTGGATCGCGTGCGAGGCGGGGCGTGA
- a CDS encoding pyruvate, water dikinase regulatory protein gives MENRTNFFHLHLISDSTGETLISAGRAASAQFRSAQPIEHVYPLIRNRKQLLPVLQAIDDAPGIVLYTIVDRELASLIDERCIEMGVASVNVLEPVMNAFQIYLGAPSRRRVGAQHVMNAGYFARIEALNFTMDHDDGQMPDDYNDADVVIIGISRTSKTPTSIYLANRGIKTANIPIVYGVPLPESLFVASKPLIVCLIATTDRISQVRENRVLGVTQGFDREHYTDRAAISEELKYARSLCARHNWPLIDVTRRSIEETAAAIVALRPKLR, from the coding sequence GTGGAGAACAGAACGAACTTCTTTCATCTGCATCTGATTTCTGACTCAACGGGAGAGACTCTGATCTCCGCCGGGCGCGCCGCGTCGGCACAGTTCAGATCGGCGCAGCCGATCGAACATGTTTATCCGCTGATCCGCAATCGCAAGCAGCTGCTGCCGGTTCTGCAGGCGATCGATGACGCCCCCGGCATCGTGCTCTACACCATTGTCGACCGGGAGCTTGCGAGCCTGATCGATGAACGCTGCATCGAGATGGGCGTCGCCTCGGTGAATGTGCTGGAGCCGGTGATGAATGCCTTCCAGATCTATCTCGGCGCCCCGTCTCGCCGTCGTGTCGGGGCCCAGCATGTCATGAATGCCGGCTACTTCGCGCGCATCGAAGCGCTGAATTTCACCATGGATCACGATGACGGCCAGATGCCCGACGATTACAACGATGCCGATGTCGTGATCATCGGCATCAGCCGTACGTCGAAAACACCGACCAGCATCTATCTCGCCAACCGAGGCATCAAGACGGCGAACATTCCAATCGTCTATGGCGTGCCATTGCCCGAGAGCCTCTTCGTGGCGAGCAAACCGCTGATCGTCTGCCTGATCGCCACCACCGACCGTATTTCCCAGGTGCGGGAAAATCGTGTGCTCGGGGTGACGCAGGGTTTCGATCGCGAACACTACACCGATCGCGCCGCGATTTCGGAGGAGCTGAAATATGCCCGCTCTCTCTGCGCCCGCCACAACTGGCCGCTGATCGACGTTACCCGTCGCTCAATCGAGGAAACAGCCGCGGCAATCGTTGCCCTGCGGCCGAAGCTGCGCTAA
- a CDS encoding Smr/MutS family protein, whose amino-acid sequence MARDRKLSADERILWGKVARSTRPMPGKAGALTELDAFLAEAEAAAEREQEKQTPATPTPLQPTAPSMAKPSAGVHHPLEKPVKRKIAKGRLALEARIDLHGLVQSEAHAILLDFLIRAHERGMRHVLVITGKGSSMGSDGALKRAVPLWFSKPEFRYLISSYESAAQHHGGEGALYIRLSRRHGERP is encoded by the coding sequence ATGGCCAGGGATCGCAAGCTCAGCGCCGACGAGAGGATCCTCTGGGGCAAGGTCGCCCGCAGCACGCGGCCGATGCCCGGCAAGGCGGGGGCGTTGACCGAACTCGATGCCTTTCTTGCCGAAGCCGAAGCGGCGGCCGAACGGGAACAGGAAAAGCAGACGCCCGCGACACCTACGCCGCTGCAGCCGACAGCACCGTCAATGGCAAAGCCATCGGCCGGGGTGCATCATCCGCTGGAAAAGCCGGTCAAGCGGAAGATCGCCAAGGGTCGGCTGGCGCTCGAAGCGCGGATCGACCTGCACGGGCTGGTGCAGAGCGAGGCCCATGCCATCCTTCTCGATTTTCTGATCCGCGCCCACGAGCGCGGCATGCGCCATGTGCTTGTGATCACGGGCAAGGGCAGCTCGATGGGCAGCGACGGCGCGCTTAAGCGGGCAGTGCCTCTCTGGTTCTCGAAGCCGGAATTTCGCTACCTGATCTCCTCCTATGAGTCGGCCGCACAGCATCATGGCGGTGAGGGCGCGCTCTACATTCGCCTGTCGCGACGGCATGGGGAAAGGCCATGA
- a CDS encoding helix-turn-helix domain-containing protein, which yields MTPFGEAVRRLRARKGVSQKEMAEALNVSPAYLSALEHGKRGLPTFDLLQRIAGYFNIIWDEAEELFLLARSSDPRVVIDTSGLPPEYTEFANRLARRIRNLDSAEIGRLSALLEKGGKGDGKAS from the coding sequence ATGACACCCTTCGGAGAGGCGGTTCGCAGGTTGCGGGCGCGCAAGGGCGTCTCGCAGAAGGAGATGGCGGAAGCGCTGAATGTCTCTCCTGCCTATCTCTCGGCGCTCGAACATGGAAAGCGTGGTTTGCCGACATTCGATCTGCTGCAGCGCATCGCCGGTTACTTCAACATCATCTGGGATGAGGCCGAGGAACTGTTCCTGCTCGCCCGCTCCTCGGACCCGCGCGTCGTGATCGACACCTCCGGCCTGCCGCCGGAATATACCGAATTTGCCAACCGGCTGGCCCGGCGGATTCGCAACCTTGACAGTGCAGAGATAGGCCGGTTATCGGCTCTTCTCGAAAAAGGCGGCAAAGGCGACGGAAAAGCGTCATAA